In Rutidosis leptorrhynchoides isolate AG116_Rl617_1_P2 chromosome 2, CSIRO_AGI_Rlap_v1, whole genome shotgun sequence, one genomic interval encodes:
- the LOC139890341 gene encoding secreted RxLR effector protein 78-like → MDGPLMLSETIEWYKKKRKKLLIFKIDFEKTYDSVSWDFLIAMMLKMGFSRNWCNWILMCLSSARTSILINGSPTKEFPLKRGLRQGDPLSPFLFLIIMEGLHLLLKEKVDARSIKGARVGNEDTLISHLFYADDAVVVSDWDKSDTELVSVTHPHRALSFCLYLLN, encoded by the exons ATGGATGGTCCGTTAATGTTATCAGAAACTATCGAATGGTACAAAAAGAAACGAAAGAAACTTCTGATCTTCAAAATTGATTTTGAAAAGACATATGATTCGGTCAGTTGGGATTTCTTGATAGCAATGATGTTGAAAATGGGTTTTAGTCGTAATTGGTGCAACTGGATTCTTATGTGCCTGTCTTCAGCTAGAACATCAATCTTAATCAATGGTAGCCCTACCAAAGAATTCCCTTTGAAACGAGGGCTACGTCAAGGCGATCCGTTAAGCCCGTTCTTGTTTCTAATCATAATGGAAGGGTTACATTTATTGCTAAAGGAGAAAGTCGATGCTCGGTCCATCAAAGGAGCAAGGGTCGGTAATGAAGATACTTTGATTTCCCATCTATTTTATGCCGATGATGCAGTGGTGGTATCAGATTGGGATA AATCAGATACAGAATTGGTTTCTGTTACACATCCACATCGAGCTTTATCTTTTTGTTTATATCTGCTTAATTGA